The Azospirillum baldaniorum genome contains a region encoding:
- a CDS encoding tyrosine-type recombinase/integrase, with amino-acid sequence MKRVAGRWYWRTTPTVKALGFCDEPLGDDTEKAIARARDLNAQVEAERTRRAGLEPSIIPGSVAELIGKYEASPQFAKLAPKTKQDYRLLLRRIEKVAGSKLVSSITRAWLVQGYEVVQGKSGLATANAVMRVWRILLGHACDRGMIDFSPADGMRLIGTAARTQVWTRDQVETFCAAAEKHGRPSLALAVRLALDIGQRQGDILALKWSDYDGTAFAIVQGKTKQPVRVPVTAQMQKLLSTVKRDAVQVIVSEATGRPYAKFHFVHEFSRVRALAGLPTDLQFRDLRRTAATELGAAGATDDEIRSVTGHRSRGVVAVYVQPDGRMAESAQKKRQRLSKPKR; translated from the coding sequence ATGAAGCGAGTGGCCGGGCGGTGGTACTGGCGCACCACCCCGACCGTGAAAGCGCTTGGCTTCTGTGACGAGCCACTCGGCGACGACACCGAAAAAGCGATCGCCCGAGCGCGGGACCTGAACGCACAGGTCGAGGCCGAACGCACGCGGCGTGCCGGCCTGGAGCCCTCCATCATTCCCGGCAGTGTGGCGGAGCTGATTGGCAAATACGAAGCTTCGCCACAGTTCGCGAAGCTGGCGCCGAAAACCAAACAGGATTACCGGCTGCTGCTCCGCAGAATTGAGAAGGTCGCGGGGTCGAAGCTGGTCAGCTCAATCACGCGCGCGTGGCTGGTGCAGGGCTATGAAGTGGTTCAGGGCAAATCCGGGCTGGCGACGGCGAACGCCGTGATGCGGGTCTGGCGGATTTTGCTGGGGCACGCCTGCGACCGCGGCATGATTGACTTCTCGCCGGCCGACGGCATGCGCCTGATCGGCACCGCGGCTCGAACCCAGGTGTGGACCCGTGACCAGGTGGAGACGTTCTGCGCGGCGGCGGAGAAGCACGGCCGGCCGTCCTTGGCGCTCGCCGTGCGGCTGGCCCTCGACATCGGCCAGCGGCAGGGGGACATCCTGGCGCTGAAGTGGAGCGACTACGACGGCACGGCCTTCGCGATCGTGCAGGGGAAGACGAAGCAGCCGGTGAGGGTTCCTGTCACGGCGCAGATGCAGAAGCTCCTGTCGACCGTGAAGCGGGACGCTGTGCAGGTCATCGTGTCGGAAGCGACCGGGCGGCCCTACGCCAAATTTCATTTCGTACACGAATTTTCGCGCGTGCGCGCCCTGGCGGGGCTGCCGACCGATCTCCAGTTCCGCGACTTGCGGCGGACGGCGGCGACGGAACTGGGCGCTGCCGGCGCTACCGATGACGAGATCCGATCCGTCACCGGGCACAGATCGCGTGGAGTGGTGGCCGTCTATGTACAGCCCGATGGGCGAATGGCGGAGTCGGCACAAAAAAAGCGCCAGCGGCTTAGCAAGCCGAAGCGCTGA
- a CDS encoding DUF29 domain-containing protein, whose amino-acid sequence MPDTRLYDSDFFAWTQDQAGRLRRLAAERSNVDLDLENLAEEIESMGRSEQQQLESRLTVLLLHLLKWRFQPGLRGNSWRLTIKEQRNRIERHLRKNPSLKAMLDETIVDAYSDALIGAERETGLPETTFPKDCPWSFDQMMDDGFLPEA is encoded by the coding sequence ATGCCTGATACACGGCTCTACGACAGCGACTTCTTTGCCTGGACGCAGGATCAGGCCGGTCGGCTTCGGCGGCTGGCCGCGGAGCGCAGCAATGTCGATCTGGACCTGGAGAACCTTGCCGAGGAGATCGAAAGCATGGGGCGGAGTGAGCAGCAACAACTGGAGAGCCGGTTGACCGTGCTGTTGCTCCATCTGCTGAAATGGCGTTTCCAGCCCGGCCTCCGGGGGAACAGTTGGCGCCTGACGATCAAGGAGCAGCGCAACCGGATCGAGCGCCACCTTCGGAAAAATCCAAGCCTGAAGGCCATGCTCGACGAAACCATCGTCGATGCCTACAGCGACGCGCTGATCGGCGCGGAGCGGGAAACCGGTCTGCCGGAAACGACGTTTCCAAAGGATTGTCCGTGGTCGTTTGATCAGATGATGGACGACGGATTCCTGCCCGAAGCGTGA